CTGTTTCTTCAGGGTAATTGGAAAGGTCTTCCCAGGATGACCAAAACTGGTCCATCATGGATCGAAGAGTGGTTCCCGTTGGTTCATTAAAAACAGTTTCAACTTGGTACAAATAATCATTTTTTTTGCCCCAATACTCTTTGAGAGAAGAGGAATCAATGATGCGGTCATCAATGAAATTATCACGTACCCTTTCGATTTCAGAGATTTTGACCCCTTGTCCAATTTGACCAGGAACTTCTGCGCGGTTAAACGCTGGATCGTAGATCGGATCCATACTGTTCATGACAACACGTTGGCGCGCATAATGTTTGTTATCCGCGTTGGAAATATTATGACCTGTTGTTTGGATCGCCTGTTGGTGGACCGAAAGTCCTCGTTTTCCGATTTCTATACCTTGGAATGTTGATCCCATACGATTCTCCTAGGCAGTCGCGTTCAAAATGATCGCGCCTTTTTGGCTCTGCCCACGCCTTGTTGGTTGTTTGTGAGAGGTATACACCTTTTCACGAGATAACTCTTGCAACGAGTCTACAGTTGCTTGTAAAAATTCTTTTCTAGTTTTTAGAAGTTTTTCGTTCGTAATGATGGCGTCTTTTAAGTCTGCAACCACCTTCTTGAGTTCCAATGCAAAGGTTTTGAGTTTAAAATTGGACTCACGGTCCATTTGGTTCAAAAAATGAGTGAGTGTGATCGAAGATTCGTCTTTTTGAAACTTTTCCTTTTCATAGACATCTTCAATGGTTTTCATCCGGATTCGTTCCAATTCCGATGCTTCTACCATGATATGATAACTTTCTTTGACAAAGGACTCGAGTGATTTGCCGTCCGCTGCATGGATGGCGTTTCTTTTTTTGCCTTCCAAATCCAAAAGGCGCTTGTAACAGTCTATTTCTGTAGTAAATAAACTTCTAAGTGATTCTACCCAATCCAACATGCGAATTCCTTTTCCCTTATGGGAAGGATCGACGGATTCCCAAACTAACTTAGGAAAATTTATAAAAATTTACTATTTTCAGGTCTATGTCTCGAAACTCACCGTGTACGAAAGTCTGTATGATGGATCCCGAATCTGGGCTTTGTGCCGGATGTTTCCGAACCATTGAGGAAATTGGGAAGTGGTCAAGTATGACCGAAGCGGAAAAAGATGAGGTTTGGAGGGAGCTCCCGCTAAGAAAGGCGGGAAACTCTACCAATTTATAGGTTACTTAGTACCTTTATCAATTTTATTGCGGTGTTCTTCACAGAGTCTATAGAGTTGATCTGTAGATGGATTTTTCTTTGTGACTTTTTTTCCGCATACGATACACAATCCTTGTGCTCTTCGTCTTTTGTATAACAATTGAACTCGTTCTGCACCTGATAAATTGTATTTACTGATTTGAAGACGAACTCCTTTTACCAAATAACTTCCGATGGCAGACTCCTCTCCTTTTTTTAGTTCGGAAAAAATCTTGTTCAGCTCATCCGGTTTAATCGATTTAGGTTTCATACATTCTCCTACTTTTTGCTAAATTTAACTCTCTGTTAGATTCTAAATGTTAATGCACATTAGTTTGTACCCACTAACGTGCAACTCTATTTTAAAATCATATCTGAATTCCCGAATATAGTTTCAAAAACTAGGGACAAACTCTAATATTTAGAATGATTTTTGAGTTGGCAAAGTGAAAAGATCGACTAAGGTTTAGAGAAAGGACCAAATTATGGAAAAGAAGTATAAAACACTCAAAGATTTTTTCCCATTCTATTTAGAAGAACATAGCAATCCGTTTAACCGTGCGTTACACTTTGTTGGCTCAAGCCTTGCACTCGGTTGTATTCTAGGATTTATCGCAACTGGTAAATTTTATATACTAGGTTTGGCGCTTGTTAGTGGGTATTTCTTTGCATGGATCGGACATTTTTTTGTAGAGAAAAATCGACCTGCAACCTTTACTTATCCCTTTTATTCCTTTATATCTGATTGGATCATGTACTTTAAAATGTTAACTGGTCGCATTGATGTTGAATTTGCCAAAATTAAGTCAAAACAAAATTAAGATGAAACTAGTTCTCAATTTGATCATAACCCTTGTTTTACTCTCGGGCTGTCGTCCAAGTGAGATCACAATAGATGAAATCACTAAACTACGTGATCAAAACAAAAGTTCTCTTGTAAGTTTTGCTGAGAGTATTTTACCAAAGATCCTAGGATCCGAATTCAAACGAGTGGAAACTGGTGTCGATAAAGACAATCAGAACGAAGTTCATGTCATTTATGGGAGTAATAGTGCTCTTACATTCAATGATCCGTCTGAATACCGTAAGGTGCTAACGGAATACCATAGTTTGGTGACGTTACGTATTGCTTATGCATTAAGCCTTCATCATTTCCACCGTTTGTCTTTAAGTTTATCCAAACCCTTCTTTATTGTGGGTGAAAAAAATCCTGAAACTGAAATCCAAGAAGCAGAGATTTATAGGACTACGATGAACCAATTGGACTTAGTGAATTTTTTTGAGAATCATTCTAAATTTGATCCGTACAAATCACCCAAGTTAGGTGAGAAGGAATGGGTATTTGTTACAGAGGAAATTCAAAAACTTTGGAAAGTGGAATTGGATGAGATTAGTCGTGTGAAGGTGGAATGACCCAAGGAACTACATCTTGTACAGCAAGCTCCAAACGATCTAAATATGATATTTTTGGAATTTCATAGGCTCCCAACTGCCAAGTCACATGATTGAGTTGTTGGGTGTCAAATAACACAAATTTTGATTCTCTAAGTTTTGCAAACAAATGAAACAATGCAATTTTTCCTGCATCTGACTCGAAGGAAAACATACTTTCTCCTGCAAAAAATTTTCCGATGGCAACTCCATAAACACCACCAACTAAAATATTGTCAGCATTCCAAACCTCAATCGAATGGGCCCAACCTTTTTTGTGTAATTCCAAATACCCTTCTATAAAACCAGGGGTGATCCAAGTATTATCTTTTTCACGGTAAGCACAACCTTGCATCACAATAGGAAAGGCTTCATTAAAACTAATCCTAAACTTTTTTTGTCTCACTTTGCGAAGAACTGTTTTGGAAAAATGAACCCTTTGGATATCAAAAATCGCACGAGGGTCGAGGCAATACCAACGGATCGGATCTTCAGACCAAGGGAATATACCATGAGTATATGCGTATAACAAACGATCGACGGAAAAGTCTCCGCCAACCGCTACCAAATCTTCCCTCCAATTCCTAGGGTTTTTAAAAAATTGGTCAAATCCCCTTTTTGTCAAGGTTCCAATACTTCCTTTGGATAATCGTAGACAATTTTCACTTTTAAACTTTTTCCATTCTCATCATTGATATTGGAAAGCCCATCAAATTGCAGAATACGACGTGTTTGTACATCATATACTAATAAAAATGGTTTTACAACTTGTTTCAAAATCATATTGTCAATTTCCAATTTTAAGTATAGAGCTGGCCTTCCTTTCCACTCCCCATCCTTGATTTTTAACACAGCAAATTTATAATCATCCAATTGGACTGGTGCAATAAAATGAAAAGCCATCCTTTCTCCACGCGATAATGGTTCCCAGTTGTTTCGAACAAAATAATCGAAGCCACCATCCATCACTGCGGGAGTTTTTGGAGTGTATGTTTTTTCTGAAAGAGAATCTTCCTTTTTTCTTTTATAATATAATCGAACGGATTTGCCTTTTACATCTGCGCCTTCCGTATAACCATCTCGCTCATCCACAGTTTTGAAGGTTGGTACCTCTGAATTTTGATCAAACTCTATGTGTTTGGTTCCAAATACCTTTCCGTTTGCATCTTTGTATTGGATTTCAGAATGAGTGTGTTTTCCATTATTATAATATTCTTTATGATTGTCCGAATAAACATACTTTCCCGTGTTTAAATCGTAAGCCTTACCAAAATATTGGTATCTTGGTTTTTCTGCCAGGAGTGGCAAAAAGGATGGAAAAACTATGGCGAAAATTAGGATTTTGCGTATCATATTCCTTAGACCATGAAAAAATACCGACTGACTGACCAAAGGACACTTTTAGGAATTGTTTCCAAACTCACAACAACTGTCCTACAAGACCGAGACACTCACCAAAAATTTACACTCACCAATCCTGTAGCTGTCAACGATATCCTAAAATCAGTCCATATCACAATTGAAACCACAGAACCCATGGTTTCAAAACCAAAATCCCTAGTTTGTGTTTTAAAAGAAAATCGAGTCGAACTTCGTGTCAAACCAGTCAATCCCTACCAGGATGATTTATTGCAAGTTTATGAAATCATGATAGAACCTTTGGAACGTTCCGCCAAACGGGCAACGATTGAAGACATTGCAGCTTATGAACTCAAAATGGCCCAAACGGCAGACTTAGGAACAGTGATTTCTATTTATGGAAAAACTTCTATCATCAACCAAACATTAAACCAATGGCAATTACACTTAGAACAAGTTTTGACTAATTTTGGATATTTTATTAAAAAAGTTCAAATTGGATTTTATTATGCCGCGGATACCCAACTGATGGAGGCACTCGCAACATCAAAAGCACCATATTACGTCCGTGATGCGAATCGTAGGATTTTTTATACTGATAGAGGTTTTTATAGTCCCAAAAAATTAAGTGAAATATATGTAAGGTCTTATTTAGAATCTTTACTTCTGAATAATACAAAATCTACATTAATTTTTCCTTTTTTTGCAAATGGAAAAGTGTTACTTGGATACTTTGAAATCATCAGCAATTTACCCGATTTAGGAAACGCCACTTTACAATCCGATATAGAAGGACCAGAAGGAATTGGACCTATATTGACTTTTTTAGACCAAAAAGCAGAGGAATTTGTTTTCCAATTAGAATTTGCTTATGCCAAAGATTGGGAAACTATTATTCGCACAACACCAGTTAGAGATATTAGCCAAGATGGACGTGGGATTGGAATCACTCTGCCCAAGGGAACAAATATAGACTTAAGACCCATTGGTTCTCCCGTTTCTTTCCAATTAAAAATCAATTCATCACCTTACACATTTTATGGAAGTTTACGTAGTCTAAAAAAAGGAGAAAATGATACGACAAACATTGGATTACAAATTTTCCAATGTGACAAATCTGAAGGTATGTCCCTACTTAGTTCTTACGCATCAAATTTAATTGGAGAAGCTGTTTCATGACACCAGATCAGTATGAAACTATTCTGACACTATTAACTGAGATCCAAAACCAAGGTGGATCTGATCCATATCGATTGGCCTTGTATTTGGTCCCACACATCGGTATTATTTTTGGTACCACATTTTTGTTTTTTTTGTTTCAGTGGTCGCATAAACAAAAAATGGCACTCATCCAATCAGGGCAATACAAACCGTGGAGTTTTGACATCAGATTGTATTCTTTTTTCCTAGGTCTTTTGTTGACATTCACTGGTTTTGCCTTATCGTTTGTATTTATACTCGTCTTAGGTCGTTCTATGGCGATGTTAGGAGGGTTACTCCCATTCGCAATTGGACTCGGTCTCTTGACCTTTTACAAACTGAGCCGGTAACAGAGACAAAACGGAAATGTAATGACGAAGACTGGAATTCAATCCAGCTCGTTTTACGCGGTGATGTGTCTCAATTTGAATTACTCATGAAACGGTACCAAGGGATGGTATTCTCCCAAGCTCGGAAAGCTTTCCTTTCCGAAGAAGAAGCGGAAGATTTTACTCAGGAAATTTTTCTCAAAGCTTACGAATCTTTAAGCCAATTTCGTGGTGAGGCTCAATTTTCAACTTGGTTATTCCAAATTGCAAAATTTCGCTTAACAAAAGTTAACAAAAAGAAATCTCATTTGATCGCAGATTGGTCTGACGATGTTTCAACAGTTGCCGACAATAGCAAACCATCAGTGGTAGAAATTTTACACAAAGAAGAAACTCATACCGCTTTGCATTTGTTAATCGCAAAACTCCCAAAATCTTACCAACTACCGATTCATTTACATTACTTCGAATACAAACCGTTAAAAGAAATTGCAAACGATTTGAATATCAAATTGAATACCATCAAAAGCCACATTTCACGTGGTAAAGAACTTCTCCGAAAATGGTGGTCAGATGAAATCGAGGGATAAATCAGATTTATATCCAAATGGTCTGTTTTCACAACCAGATCCATTTTTGAAACATGCCGATGCTCCTTCCATCATACGCATCCAAGTATTAGGTCAAATTTTGCCTTTGAAGTTTTTGTTTTCTTCCTTGTTTGTTTCCTTTTTACTCTTACTCATTCCTTTTGGAACCATGCTCTTTTCGATCCATCAAGATTCAAATTCCATTTATTTATTACCACTCCTCATTAGTTCTAGTTTGTTTTTTTGTTTTTATTCGCTTGTCCTCGGCTTTTTACTCCTCAACACAAGAATTCCTTTTCTGAATGCATGGAAAGAGAAACTTGGATTTGAAGAGGTTTAATTTTTCGTGAAAGCTTTTTTAGTTTCTCTCGTTTTCATATTCGGAGCATCGATTTCAGTTGAGGCTTTACCTTCTGCAGAAGAATTTTTAAAAATGGATTTAGACAAATCCATCCGATTGGTGGAATCCTTATCCAAAGAAGATTCAAAAATTCTAGTTTCTGAACTTCGTGCTGAAATGAAAAAATCCTATCCGAAGGCTGATCATTTTTACTTTC
The sequence above is a segment of the Leptospira sp. WS39.C2 genome. Coding sequences within it:
- a CDS encoding Mpo1-like protein, whose product is MEKKYKTLKDFFPFYLEEHSNPFNRALHFVGSSLALGCILGFIATGKFYILGLALVSGYFFAWIGHFFVEKNRPATFTYPFYSFISDWIMYFKMLTGRIDVEFAKIKSKQN
- a CDS encoding DUF6249 domain-containing protein — its product is MTPDQYETILTLLTEIQNQGGSDPYRLALYLVPHIGIIFGTTFLFFLFQWSHKQKMALIQSGQYKPWSFDIRLYSFFLGLLLTFTGFALSFVFILVLGRSMAMLGGLLPFAIGLGLLTFYKLSR
- the flgN gene encoding flagellar export chaperone FlgN, whose protein sequence is MLDWVESLRSLFTTEIDCYKRLLDLEGKKRNAIHAADGKSLESFVKESYHIMVEASELERIRMKTIEDVYEKEKFQKDESSITLTHFLNQMDRESNFKLKTFALELKKVVADLKDAIITNEKLLKTRKEFLQATVDSLQELSREKVYTSHKQPTRRGQSQKGAIILNATA
- a CDS encoding RNA polymerase sigma factor is translated as MKRYQGMVFSQARKAFLSEEEAEDFTQEIFLKAYESLSQFRGEAQFSTWLFQIAKFRLTKVNKKKSHLIADWSDDVSTVADNSKPSVVEILHKEETHTALHLLIAKLPKSYQLPIHLHYFEYKPLKEIANDLNIKLNTIKSHISRGKELLRKWWSDEIEG
- a CDS encoding DUF1289 domain-containing protein translates to MSRNSPCTKVCMMDPESGLCAGCFRTIEEIGKWSSMTEAEKDEVWRELPLRKAGNSTNL
- the aat gene encoding leucyl/phenylalanyl-tRNA--protein transferase, whose amino-acid sequence is MTKRGFDQFFKNPRNWREDLVAVGGDFSVDRLLYAYTHGIFPWSEDPIRWYCLDPRAIFDIQRVHFSKTVLRKVRQKKFRISFNEAFPIVMQGCAYREKDNTWITPGFIEGYLELHKKGWAHSIEVWNADNILVGGVYGVAIGKFFAGESMFSFESDAGKIALFHLFAKLRESKFVLFDTQQLNHVTWQLGAYEIPKISYLDRLELAVQDVVPWVIPPSHD